The following proteins are encoded in a genomic region of Bacillus sp. FJAT-22090:
- the glmM gene encoding phosphoglucosamine mutase: MGKYFGTDGVRGVANSELTPELAFKLGRFGGYVLTKETENRAKVLIGRDTRISGHMLEGALVAGLLSVGVEVMRLGVISTPGVSYLTRVMSADAGVMISASHNPVADNGIKFFGSDGFKLSDEQEEEIEILLDAENDELPRPTGAGVGSVSDYFEGGQKYIQYLKQTVDEEFVGLHVALDCANGATSSLAAHVFADLEADLSTMGASPNGLNINDGVGSTHPEELSKFVLEKGAHVGLAFDGDGDRLIAVDEKGNIVDGDQIMYICAKHLNTQGRLNKNTVVSTVMSNMGFYKALETHEMTSVKTAVGDRYVVEEMKKNGYNLGGEQSGHIVFLDYNTTGDGLLTGLQLVNIMKITGKKLSELASEMTIYPQKLVNVRVTDKHAVTQNEKVAAIISEVEAEMAGNGRVLVRPSGTEPLVRVMVEAATEEECENYVNRIVEVVKAEMGLAE; encoded by the coding sequence ATGGGAAAATACTTTGGAACAGATGGTGTGAGAGGAGTAGCAAACTCAGAACTAACACCGGAACTTGCTTTTAAATTAGGACGCTTTGGCGGATATGTACTAACAAAAGAAACAGAAAATCGTGCGAAGGTTTTAATTGGGCGCGATACTCGCATATCAGGTCATATGTTGGAAGGTGCTCTTGTAGCAGGACTTCTTTCTGTTGGTGTTGAAGTAATGCGTCTCGGAGTAATTAGTACACCAGGTGTTTCTTACTTAACAAGAGTGATGAGTGCCGATGCAGGAGTAATGATTTCAGCATCTCATAATCCGGTTGCAGATAATGGTATTAAATTTTTTGGTTCAGATGGGTTTAAACTTTCTGATGAACAAGAAGAAGAAATTGAAATTTTACTAGATGCTGAAAATGACGAACTTCCACGTCCAACTGGAGCAGGTGTTGGATCAGTATCTGATTACTTTGAAGGTGGACAAAAGTATATCCAATACTTAAAACAAACGGTTGATGAAGAGTTTGTTGGACTTCATGTAGCGTTAGATTGTGCAAATGGCGCAACCTCTTCGCTAGCTGCACATGTTTTCGCAGACTTAGAAGCTGATTTATCCACAATGGGAGCATCACCTAACGGTTTGAATATAAACGATGGTGTAGGATCTACTCATCCCGAAGAGCTGTCGAAATTTGTGCTAGAAAAAGGAGCACATGTTGGACTTGCATTTGATGGGGATGGAGATCGATTAATTGCTGTAGATGAAAAAGGGAATATTGTAGACGGCGATCAAATTATGTATATTTGTGCAAAACATTTAAATACACAAGGACGTCTAAATAAAAATACAGTTGTTTCCACAGTTATGAGTAATATGGGCTTTTATAAAGCACTAGAAACACATGAAATGACTAGTGTAAAAACGGCAGTTGGAGATCGTTATGTTGTAGAAGAAATGAAAAAGAATGGGTATAATCTAGGCGGAGAACAGTCAGGGCATATCGTGTTTTTAGACTATAACACGACAGGGGATGGCTTGTTAACTGGCTTACAGCTTGTAAACATTATGAAAATTACTGGGAAAAAACTTTCAGAGCTTGCTTCCGAAATGACCATTTACCCACAAAAACTTGTAAATGTTCGCGTAACTGACAAACATGCTGTAACGCAAAATGAAAAAGTGGCTGCAATCATAAGCGAAGTGGAAGCGGAGATGGCGGGCAATGGACGCGTTTTAGTTCGTCCATCTGGTACAGAGCCGCTTGTACGTGTAATGGTAGAAGCAGCAACTGAAGAGGAATGCGAAAATTATGTAAACCGAATCGTCGAAGTGGTTAAAGCAGAGATGGGTTTAGCTGAATAA
- a CDS encoding zf-HC2 domain-containing protein, with the protein MNACPERIVHFMHEYLDGEISREHELELKSHLQSCVDCQAHMHELSDVVAFVKGAARAEAPTHFTKSVMAKLPKEKSHAGVSRWLRQHPIITAAALFCLFMSSALFTNFNEEQQFSFTKQENVVVKGETVIIPKGQVVKGDLVVKNGDVQIDGELDGNLTVINGSKYMASTAVITGKTEEINEVFDWLWFHIKDAGKQVVSFFENEETK; encoded by the coding sequence ATGAATGCATGTCCAGAGCGAATTGTTCACTTTATGCATGAATATTTAGATGGTGAAATTAGCCGTGAACATGAGCTTGAACTTAAATCTCATTTGCAGTCATGCGTGGATTGTCAGGCCCATATGCATGAGCTAAGCGATGTAGTTGCCTTCGTAAAGGGAGCAGCTCGTGCAGAGGCACCTACTCATTTTACCAAATCAGTTATGGCAAAACTTCCAAAAGAAAAATCTCATGCTGGTGTTAGTAGATGGTTGCGACAACATCCCATTATTACTGCAGCAGCATTGTTCTGCTTATTTATGAGTAGTGCTCTATTCACAAACTTCAATGAGGAACAACAGTTCTCTTTCACCAAACAAGAAAATGTAGTTGTCAAAGGAGAAACAGTTATAATTCCTAAAGGACAAGTCGTGAAAGGTGATCTTGTTGTGAAAAATGGAGATGTTCAAATTGACGGTGAGCTGGATGGGAATTTAACTGTCATTAACGGTTCTAAATATATGGCATCTACAGCAGTTATTACAGGAAAAACTGAGGAAATCAATGAAGTGTTTGATTGGCTATGGTTCCATATAAAAGATGCGGGCAAGCAGGTTGTTTCTTTTTTTGAAAATGAGGAAACTAAATAA
- the cdaA gene encoding diadenylate cyclase CdaA: MSFMEQFTDLMPVNVIVNILDVLFVWFVIYKLITLIRGTKAVQLLKGIFVIIIARVVTDFLGMDTLGWLLDNVINIGFFAIIVIFQPEIRRALEQIGRGKLFARSSLQEEEEQSRLITAMTKSVSYMAKRRIGALISIERETGLSDYIETGIPLNANITSELLINIFIPNTPLHDGAVIVQKNKIASAACYLPLSESPFISKELGTRHRAAIGLSEVTDAITIVVSEETGAVSLTSNGDLHRNLSMEEFEAHLKRLWFGPTDEQVTSSKWLWRGKQNG, encoded by the coding sequence ATGTCGTTTATGGAGCAATTTACGGATTTAATGCCAGTAAACGTAATTGTAAACATTTTAGATGTTTTATTTGTCTGGTTTGTTATTTATAAGTTAATTACCCTTATAAGAGGAACGAAGGCAGTTCAATTATTAAAAGGGATATTTGTTATTATTATTGCGCGGGTAGTGACTGACTTTTTAGGTATGGATACGTTAGGTTGGTTGCTTGATAATGTAATTAATATTGGATTTTTTGCAATTATTGTTATATTCCAGCCAGAAATCAGAAGAGCACTTGAACAAATTGGTAGAGGGAAATTGTTTGCAAGAAGTTCTCTACAAGAAGAAGAAGAGCAAAGCCGTCTTATTACTGCGATGACCAAGTCAGTTAGTTATATGGCAAAGCGTCGAATTGGAGCTTTAATATCGATTGAAAGAGAAACAGGATTATCGGATTATATCGAGACTGGTATTCCATTAAATGCGAATATCACCTCCGAGTTATTGATTAACATTTTCATTCCTAATACCCCATTGCATGACGGAGCAGTAATCGTGCAAAAAAACAAAATAGCTTCTGCCGCTTGTTACTTACCGTTATCAGAAAGTCCATTTATATCTAAAGAGCTTGGAACAAGACACCGTGCAGCAATCGGGCTGAGTGAAGTAACAGACGCTATAACCATTGTTGTATCAGAGGAAACGGGTGCAGTTAGTTTGACATCTAACGGTGATCTCCATAGAAATCTATCCATGGAAGAGTTTGAAGCACACTTGAAGCGACTTTGGTTTGGACCAACGGATGAACAAGTAACTTCTTCTAAATGGTTATGGAGGGGGAAACAAAATGGATAA
- a CDS encoding citrate synthase/methylcitrate synthase — translation MFQKGLKGVVAVHTKVGLVDGDNGVLRYRGMDVKDLVLDYSFEEVAYFLLYNDLPSENELQEFHKKLIKGRKLPEYVCTIIDTLPATVSIMDAMRTAISAFGTTEFLQKDKMEQSIHLIGALPVIIARHYRKQQGFPLIEQNSDFSHTENYLWMLQGTPPTSVQVKALETYLKLTMEHGLNASTFAARVTISTESDVPAAITSAIGTMKGPLHGGAPAEVLNLLDEIKEEARIRPVIEEKLKNGEKVMGFGHRIYKTEDPRSILLREACVRLQGSDPWLDLATKAEKEITSLLEKYKPGRNLYTNVEFYAAAIMRSIDMPAVLFTPTFSIARMVGWSAHILEQIEDASLFRPQSLYVGDILTK, via the coding sequence ATGTTTCAAAAAGGATTAAAAGGTGTAGTTGCAGTGCATACAAAAGTTGGTCTGGTCGATGGTGACAATGGAGTATTGAGATATCGTGGGATGGACGTAAAAGATCTAGTACTAGATTATTCATTTGAAGAAGTTGCTTACTTCTTATTGTATAACGATTTACCTTCGGAGAATGAACTGCAGGAATTCCATAAAAAACTAATAAAAGGTAGAAAGTTACCGGAATATGTCTGTACAATCATCGATACTCTTCCGGCAACAGTTTCTATTATGGATGCCATGAGAACAGCTATATCTGCATTTGGTACAACTGAATTTTTACAAAAAGACAAGATGGAGCAATCGATTCACTTAATAGGTGCGCTTCCAGTAATAATTGCAAGGCATTATAGAAAGCAACAGGGATTTCCGTTAATCGAGCAAAATAGTGATTTTTCGCATACAGAAAATTATTTATGGATGCTCCAAGGTACTCCTCCAACTTCAGTGCAGGTTAAAGCACTGGAAACGTATTTAAAGCTAACAATGGAGCATGGATTAAACGCCTCAACTTTTGCAGCGAGAGTGACTATCTCGACTGAATCTGATGTACCTGCAGCGATAACTTCTGCCATTGGTACAATGAAAGGTCCATTACATGGGGGAGCACCCGCCGAAGTATTAAATTTGCTCGATGAAATAAAAGAGGAAGCAAGGATACGACCTGTTATCGAAGAAAAGCTAAAAAATGGTGAAAAAGTTATGGGTTTTGGACATCGTATTTATAAAACCGAGGATCCTCGATCAATTTTGCTAAGAGAAGCATGTGTCCGTTTGCAAGGCTCTGATCCTTGGCTAGATTTGGCGACAAAGGCTGAAAAAGAGATTACTTCACTATTAGAAAAATACAAGCCAGGAAGAAATCTATATACGAATGTAGAATTTTATGCAGCGGCTATTATGCGTTCAATCGACATGCCTGCTGTTTTATTTACTCCAACATTTAGCATAGCACGCATGGTAGGGTGGAGTGCTCATATACTAGAACAGATAGAGGATGCATCTCTCTTTCGTCCACAGTCTCTATACGTAGGAGATATATTAACAAAATAA
- a CDS encoding type 1 glutamine amidotransferase domain-containing protein — MAKVATLVTNMFEDVEYTSPAQALNDAGHEVFIIEKQAGNEVTGKQGEANLKVDYGIDDVKPEDFDALFIPGGFSPDLLRADDRFVNFAKAFMDDKKPVFAICHGPQLLITAKTLEGRDATGYKSIKVDLENAGANFHDEEVFVCGNQLVTSRTPDDLPAFNREIVKLL; from the coding sequence ATGGCTAAAGTAGCAACATTAGTTACAAATATGTTTGAAGACGTGGAATATACGAGTCCAGCACAAGCATTAAACGACGCTGGTCATGAAGTATTCATTATTGAAAAACAAGCAGGAAATGAAGTGACAGGTAAACAAGGTGAAGCGAATTTGAAGGTGGACTATGGTATCGATGATGTAAAGCCGGAAGATTTTGATGCACTATTTATTCCTGGCGGATTTTCACCGGACCTCTTACGCGCAGATGATCGCTTCGTTAATTTTGCTAAAGCATTTATGGATGATAAAAAACCTGTATTCGCAATTTGCCACGGACCACAGCTTCTCATTACTGCTAAAACATTAGAGGGGCGAGATGCTACGGGATATAAATCGATAAAAGTCGATTTAGAAAACGCTGGAGCTAATTTCCACGATGAGGAAGTATTTGTTTGTGGAAATCAACTCGTAACAAGCCGAACACCAGATGATTTGCCAGCATTCAACAGAGAAATTGTGAAATTGTTGTAA
- a CDS encoding GNAT family N-acetyltransferase — translation MAEVIVFGDVTLRPLEQTDIQHLWELYNPKIFEFMLNKVESYEQLEQWLQVGIQQMNIAKTALAFVVEHTDTKEIIGTTRIYGIDTANHACEIGSTFYGQTFQRTHVNTTCKYLLLKHCFENLGMIRVQFKTDELNVKSQRAIERIGGVKEGVLRNERLRSNGTVRNAVVYSIIDSEWADVKNHLVQLMNKYS, via the coding sequence TTGGCAGAAGTAATTGTATTTGGAGATGTGACATTACGTCCATTAGAACAAACAGATATTCAACATTTATGGGAGTTGTATAACCCTAAAATCTTTGAATTTATGTTGAATAAAGTAGAAAGCTATGAACAGCTAGAGCAATGGCTACAAGTAGGAATCCAACAAATGAACATTGCCAAAACCGCTCTCGCATTTGTCGTAGAACATACCGACACAAAAGAAATAATTGGTACGACACGTATATATGGAATCGACACAGCAAATCATGCGTGTGAAATCGGTTCAACTTTCTATGGTCAAACGTTTCAACGAACACATGTTAATACGACATGTAAATACCTGTTATTAAAACATTGTTTTGAAAATCTCGGAATGATTCGAGTTCAATTTAAAACCGATGAATTAAATGTGAAGTCACAACGTGCGATTGAACGAATAGGTGGAGTAAAAGAAGGTGTTTTACGGAATGAGCGCTTACGTTCAAATGGAACCGTAAGAAATGCAGTTGTCTACTCAATAATCGATAGTGAGTGGGCAGATGTGAAAAATCATCTCGTTCAGCTTATGAATAAATATTCATGA
- a CDS encoding CdaR family protein, whose protein sequence is MDKMMDSPWFLRIIALTLAILLFVSVKSEESTGSSTSGTQIDVLRDVPVEVYYDDENSVVTGVPETVTVNIEGPTQVVLSAKMMKDYKVFVDLRKLTYGEHRVAISNENFSDKLKVRIDPVYVNVNIEEKISKEFRVDPDMNEGLLAENYIVKSYDVNPKMVTITGAKSVINSIGYVKATIVGDPGITKSFDQEASVRVLDRDLNKLDVTVEPKQVQVKVKVEELSKEVPVVLRPKGSPKQDVTINRLTTNVETIRLYGPRAVLDRFEQLTVDVDISKLEKSGDFDVKLAIPDGVTRMSLDKVKVTADVTPAPVTEQPTEEDKDKEEKEESVSAVSEKTFEQVTVEVRGLSDQLVSEFLAPTDGLVTVKAKGTPEALEKINKNNIALYVEAQNAQVGENTFPLKMDAPTDVQWEMSASEIKLSVKEA, encoded by the coding sequence ATGGATAAAATGATGGATAGTCCATGGTTCTTACGAATAATAGCATTAACTTTAGCTATTCTGTTATTTGTTTCCGTGAAATCAGAAGAGAGTACAGGTTCAAGTACTAGTGGAACTCAAATTGATGTATTACGAGACGTACCGGTTGAAGTTTATTATGATGATGAAAACTCAGTCGTAACTGGTGTTCCTGAAACAGTTACAGTAAATATAGAAGGCCCAACACAAGTAGTATTATCCGCTAAAATGATGAAGGATTATAAAGTATTTGTGGATTTGAGAAAGTTAACCTATGGTGAGCATAGAGTTGCTATTTCAAATGAAAATTTTTCTGATAAATTAAAGGTTCGAATAGACCCTGTATACGTAAATGTAAATATTGAAGAAAAAATATCGAAGGAATTCCGAGTAGATCCGGATATGAATGAAGGCTTGTTAGCAGAAAACTACATCGTTAAGTCCTATGACGTCAATCCAAAAATGGTTACAATTACAGGTGCAAAAAGTGTCATAAATAGCATAGGCTATGTAAAAGCAACTATAGTTGGCGATCCAGGAATTACTAAATCTTTTGATCAAGAAGCGAGTGTAAGAGTTCTGGATCGTGATTTAAACAAACTAGATGTGACAGTGGAACCAAAACAAGTACAAGTAAAAGTAAAAGTGGAAGAACTTAGTAAGGAGGTCCCTGTTGTATTAAGACCAAAGGGTTCACCGAAGCAAGATGTGACGATTAATAGGTTGACTACTAATGTAGAAACTATACGACTATATGGGCCACGAGCTGTTCTTGATAGATTTGAGCAGTTGACTGTTGATGTAGATATAAGTAAGCTAGAAAAATCTGGGGATTTCGACGTGAAGTTAGCGATTCCGGATGGAGTTACAAGGATGTCGCTCGACAAAGTCAAAGTTACCGCAGATGTCACGCCTGCTCCAGTAACAGAGCAGCCTACAGAAGAAGATAAAGATAAGGAAGAAAAAGAAGAATCTGTATCAGCTGTCAGTGAAAAAACTTTTGAGCAAGTTACAGTTGAAGTTAGAGGACTTTCCGATCAGCTAGTGAGTGAATTTCTAGCTCCTACAGACGGTTTAGTTACTGTGAAAGCTAAAGGAACACCAGAGGCATTAGAAAAGATAAATAAGAACAATATTGCTCTATATGTAGAAGCACAAAATGCACAAGTGGGGGAGAATACTTTTCCGTTAAAAATGGATGCCCCTACAGATGTTCAATGGGAAATGTCTGCGTCCGAGATAAAGTTATCAGTAAAAGAAGCTTAA
- the sigW gene encoding RNA polymerase sigma factor SigW: protein MDALVNKRIKQVLKGDKDAFAEIVDLYQHKLFQVCFRMLGNRHEAEDIAQEAFVRAYINIHTFDQKRKFSTWLYRIATNLCIDRIRKKKPDYHLDAEVAGTEGLNMYSQIAASEELPEEELMKLELQDRIQYEISRLPDKYRSAIVLKYMEELSLQEISEILELPLGTVKTRIHRGREALRKQLSKQPNFL from the coding sequence ATGGATGCGTTGGTGAACAAGCGAATAAAACAAGTGTTAAAAGGCGACAAAGACGCATTCGCGGAGATTGTTGACCTGTATCAGCATAAGCTCTTTCAAGTTTGTTTTCGTATGTTAGGGAATCGTCATGAAGCAGAAGATATAGCACAAGAGGCTTTTGTAAGAGCATATATTAACATTCACACGTTTGATCAAAAAAGGAAATTTTCCACTTGGCTGTATAGAATTGCTACGAATTTATGTATAGATCGTATTCGTAAAAAAAAGCCAGATTATCATTTAGATGCAGAAGTTGCAGGTACAGAGGGACTTAATATGTATTCTCAAATAGCGGCATCAGAAGAACTTCCCGAAGAAGAACTGATGAAGCTCGAGTTACAGGATCGAATACAATATGAAATAAGTCGATTACCAGACAAATATCGATCAGCGATAGTCCTGAAATATATGGAAGAATTATCTTTACAAGAAATAAGTGAGATATTAGAATTACCACTTGGGACAGTAAAAACAAGAATTCATAGAGGTCGAGAAGCACTTAGAAAACAGCTAAGTAAACAGCCTAATTTTTTATAG
- the rocF gene encoding arginase, giving the protein MNKLNITIVGVPMDLGQNRRGVDMGPSAIRYAGAIERLKALGHTVKDKGDIVIGRKEMSKNTKLRNLEEVVEGNTKLANEVREIIAEGDYPLIFGGDHSIAIGTLAGLADKYKNLGVIWYDAHADLNTEETSPSGNIHGMPLAVSLGLGHTDLVKIRSYTPKIKPENVVIIGARSVDPGERELIKEKGIKVFSMHEIDKLGMTKIMEQTIEYFQEREVDGVHLSLDLDGIDPIYTPGVGTPVPGGITYRESHLAMEMLYSSNLITSAEFVEVNPILDEKNKTADVAVALMGSLFGESLI; this is encoded by the coding sequence ATGAATAAATTAAATATAACTATTGTTGGTGTACCGATGGATCTTGGTCAAAATAGAAGAGGTGTCGATATGGGACCAAGCGCTATTCGTTACGCAGGAGCAATTGAACGTTTAAAAGCACTTGGCCATACGGTAAAAGACAAAGGCGACATAGTAATAGGAAGAAAAGAAATGTCAAAGAATACAAAGCTACGTAATTTGGAAGAGGTAGTTGAGGGGAATACAAAGCTTGCAAACGAAGTAAGGGAAATTATAGCAGAAGGTGATTATCCTTTGATTTTTGGTGGAGATCACAGTATTGCTATTGGAACGCTAGCAGGATTAGCAGATAAATATAAAAACCTTGGAGTAATTTGGTACGATGCACATGCGGACTTAAATACGGAAGAGACTTCACCTTCAGGTAATATACACGGGATGCCATTAGCTGTGAGCCTGGGATTAGGACATACTGACTTAGTAAAAATACGCTCATACACTCCTAAGATAAAACCTGAAAATGTAGTAATTATTGGAGCGCGCTCCGTAGATCCTGGTGAACGCGAATTAATCAAAGAAAAAGGCATTAAGGTGTTCTCTATGCATGAAATAGACAAACTTGGAATGACGAAAATAATGGAGCAAACAATCGAGTATTTCCAAGAGCGAGAAGTGGATGGAGTTCATCTATCACTTGACTTAGACGGAATAGACCCAATCTACACACCGGGTGTTGGTACTCCAGTTCCTGGGGGAATTACTTATCGTGAAAGTCATTTAGCTATGGAGATGCTTTATTCATCAAACCTAATTACTTCGGCTGAGTTTGTGGAAGTAAATCCTATACTTGATGAAAAAAATAAGACCGCAGATGTTGCGGTTGCCCTCATGGGATCATTGTTTGGGGAAAGTCTTATATAA
- a CDS encoding gamma-glutamyltransferase family protein yields the protein MDYLYHPFQAKRHTVFAKKGMVATSQPLAAQAGLEILQKGGNAIDAAIATAAALTVVEPTSNGIGGDAFALVWTKGKLHGLNASGPAPQSISAKAIREKGYETIPAFGLIPITVPGVPAAWAELSIQYGKLPLQEVLIPAIRYAEEGYPLTPILGKYWKAAYKRFKSTFTTEEFAAWFDTFAPDGRAPEIGEIWSSPDHAKTLRAIGESNARDFYEGEIATKIDDFMKKHGGFLSKEDLATYKPEWVEPISTNYKGYDVWEIPPNGQGMIALMALNIYKQLNKPEWQNANILHEQIEAMKLAFTDGKAFITDLDAMPVKVNHLLSDEYAKARAETILEEASDPEPYELPKGGTVYLATADEEGNMVSYIQSNYMGFGSGIVVPGTGIALQNRGHDFTLNESHPNFIEPGKRTFHTIIPGFLTHDGQAVGAFGVMGGYMQPQGHFQVVTNTIDYLLNPQAALDMPRWQWIKGKTVHVEPEFPNYLVQSLVRKGHDIHVASDTGSFGRGQIIWRNPETGVLQGGTESRTDGSIAVW from the coding sequence ATGGATTATTTATATCATCCGTTTCAAGCAAAACGCCATACTGTTTTTGCTAAGAAAGGTATGGTGGCAACATCGCAACCATTAGCAGCACAAGCGGGTTTGGAGATTCTTCAAAAGGGTGGAAATGCTATTGATGCGGCCATAGCTACAGCTGCAGCTTTGACGGTAGTAGAACCAACATCCAACGGAATTGGCGGAGATGCATTTGCTCTCGTATGGACAAAAGGTAAATTACATGGTTTGAATGCATCGGGTCCAGCTCCACAGTCAATTTCTGCAAAAGCAATTCGAGAAAAGGGTTATGAAACTATTCCTGCATTTGGACTTATTCCTATAACGGTTCCCGGTGTCCCGGCAGCATGGGCCGAGTTATCCATTCAATATGGGAAACTCCCACTTCAAGAAGTGCTCATCCCGGCAATTCGATATGCGGAGGAAGGTTATCCTTTAACTCCAATCCTCGGTAAGTACTGGAAAGCAGCATATAAAAGGTTCAAAAGTACTTTTACTACAGAGGAATTTGCAGCTTGGTTTGATACGTTTGCACCGGATGGGAGAGCTCCTGAAATCGGAGAAATTTGGTCCTCTCCAGATCATGCTAAAACATTACGAGCAATTGGTGAATCAAATGCACGAGACTTCTATGAAGGAGAAATTGCGACAAAAATAGATGATTTCATGAAAAAACACGGGGGCTTCTTATCCAAAGAAGATTTAGCAACATACAAACCTGAGTGGGTAGAACCAATTTCTACGAATTATAAAGGATACGATGTATGGGAAATCCCTCCAAATGGACAAGGCATGATTGCACTTATGGCATTAAATATATACAAGCAACTGAATAAGCCAGAGTGGCAAAATGCAAATATCCTTCATGAACAAATAGAGGCGATGAAGCTGGCATTTACTGACGGGAAAGCGTTCATTACTGACTTAGATGCAATGCCTGTTAAAGTAAATCATTTATTATCAGATGAATACGCTAAAGCGCGAGCAGAAACCATTTTGGAAGAAGCAAGCGATCCAGAACCGTATGAATTACCTAAAGGCGGTACTGTGTATTTGGCAACTGCTGATGAAGAAGGGAACATGGTTTCATACATACAAAGCAATTATATGGGGTTTGGCTCAGGTATTGTAGTGCCAGGGACTGGTATTGCATTGCAAAATAGAGGGCATGATTTTACATTAAATGAATCACATCCTAATTTTATTGAACCGGGGAAACGTACATTCCATACAATCATTCCTGGATTCCTAACACATGATGGTCAAGCAGTTGGGGCATTTGGAGTGATGGGTGGATATATGCAGCCACAGGGTCATTTTCAAGTAGTGACCAATACAATTGATTATCTATTAAATCCGCAAGCTGCCCTTGATATGCCGCGCTGGCAGTGGATAAAAGGAAAGACGGTTCACGTAGAACCTGAATTTCCGAACTATCTAGTGCAAAGCTTAGTTAGGAAGGGGCATGACATTCATGTCGCATCCGACACTGGATCTTTCGGTCGTGGGCAAATAATTTGGAGAAACCCTGAAACAGGAGTCCTGCAAGGTGGGACGGAATCTCGAACAGATGGATCCATTGCTGTCTGGTAG